The segment CCACCGATCCGTGGACAAACGCCACCCTGATCCGGTCAGCCAGTCCGGCCAACGCCTCCCGCAAGATATCCGCCATCCCCGCTGTCTTGACCGTCAACCCCTTCAACTCGGCAAAGACCGGCGATGCCGTATTAGCTTAGTAATACACCTGGTTCCCGCGTCGCGTCCGCACCAGCAGTCCGGCTTCTACCCAGCGCGCCAGCTCGCGCTGTGCCGCGCCCTGTCCGATTCCGGCCAAGGGTACAGTTTTCAAGTCTCTTGTGTATGCGCGCCGGTGTCCTCCGCCAGCTTCACCTGAATCTTCCCCGCCACCCGCACGATCAATTTCCGGTCTGCGTCTACCGGCGCGCCAGGCCCGATTGACCTCGTCGTTCGCCGGGGTCATTCATAGTGGGTCCAGAGACGGATGACCTTGACGGTCTTGAGGTCATCCAGTACCTGGTACACGAGCCGGTGTTGGATGGTGATCCTGCGAGATACGGTACCGGCAAGGTCTCCGACCAGCCGCTCGTACGGAGGGGGGCTCTGATAGGGATTCCGTGTCAGGATTTTGAGCAGGCGCTCCGCCTGCGGTTTGAGTCCGGAATGCGCTAATTTCTTGGCATCACGCCTAGCCTGACTAGTGTAGACGAGCTTCCATCTCACCAGTCAAGCGCCTCGTGACACTTCTCGACAGGCGTTTTCACGCCCCTACGAATCGAGGCGCGCATTCCCGGGATGGAATTTAGGTACAGCGTCTCCTGGATGGCGCGCCAGTCGGCCTCCGACACGAGCACTGCCGAATGGCGCTTGCCGGCGATCTGGATCGGTTCGTGGGAATCGGCGACATCGTCCAGAAGTGCGTACAGTCTTTTCCGAGCCTCAGTGGCTGTCATGCTGGTCATATACGTCCCTCCGATTGCTGTTGATATCGTACGCTATACCGTACGATATATATATCCGGTAGTCAAGCATTACTCGGCGAACACATAGATTCACAGGACTG is part of the Candidatus Methylomirabilis lanthanidiphila genome and harbors:
- a CDS encoding toxin of toxin-antitoxin (TA) system → MRWKLVYTSQARRDAKKLAHSGLKPQAERLLKILTRNPYQSPPPYERLVGDLAGTVSRRITIQHRLVYQVLDDLKTVKVIRLWTHYE
- a CDS encoding antitoxin yields the protein MTSMTATEARKRLYALLDDVADSHEPIQIAGKRHSAVLVSEADWRAIQETLYLNSIPGMRASIRRGVKTPVEKCHEALDW